The Archocentrus centrarchus isolate MPI-CPG fArcCen1 chromosome 1, fArcCen1, whole genome shotgun sequence genome includes the window CGCCTTCAACTGGGGGAAACTGATCAGAGGAAAGGCAGAAGTGTTTGAAAAAGTTTCAAAACCTGGAGTGGAATTTCTTAGGTGTCAATGTGcagttatttttgaaaatgcTCTGTTATTTTGCTCCATATTCCTTAATTTGCTCAATCCGCGCCACCCCttgggggtcaccacagcagatcatctgcttccatctcaccctatccctagcatgcTCCTCTctcacaccaaccttctgccTTCTTCactccatgaacctcctctgtggtcttcctccttcctggcagctccatcttcaacatcctctgTCCactatatccactatccctcctctgcacatgtccaaatgaTAATTCACTCTTTCAACTAATTGTAATTATTGTCACTGTTTATTTGCATGTGTTAAATAtatacaattaaataaaaacagttaaaaaggtAATTACTCCATTTGCTTAGTGGTTACAGCAGCCTGATTAATGGAAATACCCTTAAGCTGCTAAGATGGATCGACCTGGTGAATATATTTGTCAaactttaattcattttttaaactgaaaaggTATAAAGTAACTTATAAGTGTAGGGTCAGTGCTTTCAGACTACAGACagcttttatgttttaaaatcaATTAATCACTATGTCCCTATTACACAATATAAAAATGGAAACCTGTTAATTAGCTCGCTGTtatggaaaaacagaaaacagcgaGGATCACAGCTGTTAACAGAAGAGTGGGGACGCTCTACTTTTATGCTTATAAAAGTACCCAATttattataaaaaacaaacaaaataaaatgactcaATGCGACAATTCAGTGCTCAAagttttaaaagaaatgaagtagatgcaaaaaaaaaaaaaaaaaagattccctTAAGTTCTCCTCCACTGGGTTTATTAGTACCAAAAAATACCTTTAATAACAAACAGATTAGTCAGTTTGTTCTTCCTGATCTTTAAAGCTGTGCCAGGGATGATTATTAATGATATAAGACACACTAACCTCCTGTGTATGGTGACTCGATCAGCATGTGGAGCCAGTTTCTCTTCAATGGTTTTGGCAAAAACAGTAGGAGTGATGTGATTGGCTGGCGCTTCCATGAGAAGCCGAGCCAAGTTTTGGCCTTCTGCATACACGACACCTTTCTCCCAGCCGGCCACATCAGCACTAGGaagagttacacacacacagcaggtagCACGTTGCTGTACATCAGTCTTTACCAAACTGTTAAAAAGGCCTCTGACAGTCAGAGAGCCTCAGTTTGTTAGGTCTACCTGCCATGAAGCTGCATTGTGACTTTGGTCTTCTTCTTGGATTTGAGTTGGTCATACTGAAACAATCCCAGAATGGCGCCttctgctgcagactgagcATTGCCACAGCCGTCCACCTCCACGTGGCTCACCTCCAGGTCCTGAAGTGACTGGCAGCCAGCTGAACGTGCATAAACACATACAAACCAGGTACAAATTCAGGATAAACCTGACCGAGGGTGGATGCTATGCAATAgaacttaaatttaaaatctgtaTTACCTCTGATGAAAAATTCAAATCTGACAGTTTTgatttattataataaaaacaCAGGCCGACAGCTGGTACTTAAGTTAATACAACCACTTCTATTGCCTCCCCTCAGAGATTTTCCAGGCAGGCCCAACGGTGACAAGACCCCGGTGTAGACCCAGAAcccgctggagagattatatatctcgtctggcctgggaacaccttatCAGTATATTTCAAAATGCAGCTTAAACCCTGAATCCCTGCAACCCCATCAGCTCACTGTAAAAAATTAACTTGGCTATAAGCTACAGGACAGAGCCATCCACCCACGCCAATTACATGCTTGGTCTGATAACATCCCACACTCCTGAAGGCAACTATCATGGCCATATGAGGGACAGCGTaatatgtgggttttttttttttttgaagtgttAAATTATGCACAGTTTGCAGTAAATTGCATCTGCGAGCCTTAGTAAATCATGTTTGTATGGTTCATTTCAAAATGTTGCcaaatacacaaatacatatGCATTAGCCATAAATATCAATTTGACAGTTTTGACCATGCAGTTTAGTTTATTGGTCTATGAAATACACTCTCGTGATGACTGACTTTTAACCAGATTAGccaaatgtgaatattttatttcttcacttaaaggaaaaacaaaaaaaacaataaaacaaaaaaaaaaacatggcgaGGCACAGAAACATGTGATCATGCAGTGGCtctatagtgtagtggtttacacattcacctaacgagtgaaagagacacaaatccctttggggttgcatcaggaagggtatCTGCCGTAAAAATCTGCCTACTCAAACATGCGGAGccaccccttgtgaataagggagcagccgaagGCAGCTTCTAGAAACATTTAATCATGCaagtgttttcattttcctgGAAGCGGTCGGTGAAGGTTGACATTTTGCAATGTGCTTTGCACTTTCTGAGTCGCCACAGAAACTTTGATTTCAGAGTTGGCATCATTTTAGAAGGACACCACTGCGGCTCAGATTAGTGCTTCTCTGGCTTGTTCGATACCTTCTGATTTTTAATTAGTTACTGATCTTTCAGTTTCCTTTGGGAATTCTATCCTTTTCAAGGCTCACAATCACAATTTTCAGTTCTTCAGAATTTCCACAGAGTATATACATtttgaaatttgtgtttggtcagttatttctttgttataaTCTTATACCGTTGCAACGcctgtttattttgctttaaattgactcttgtttggtgtcctTTATTGGATTGCATGATTGCTGGTTGaggaatgggatgccatcccattGGCCTCAGATAAGGGGTAGAAGATTTATGGATATAATTTgaaaagtttgtgtttggttgttCTTAAAGGGAAATACTCTACTTGTTAACTTAGATACAAGACAAGTACTAAGAGATGATACAACCATTTGAAACTTAAGTGCACAACAATTTACTTCCTTTTGTTACACACAGTAACATCATACCTGCCACTGCCTGTCTGATGTTCTCCTTGCTGGTATCCCAGTTTTCTGTTCCACAAACACCTGCATTGTTCTTACCCAACCCGACTACTGCTACACAGGGGAAATCCTgcaggacacacacaaacaagattCATCTGAAAAGCGCTGTCTGAGGAGAGGCATATAAATGATGTGACGTCTTGTTACCTTGTGAAGCCCATAAAATACTCTGCTTTTGCCCTTCTTGACTGCAGGTCCTGATCTGGGAAACACAAAAGTTTATGAAGCAAATCCTGGAGACACAGACAGGATCATCAAAGCGCAGGACACAGTTTGTTCTCAGTCTGCAGGTCACAGACTCACAGTTTCAGCAGTTCAGACAGTTTTCCAGAGAGAGACTTATCAAAACCTGAAGCAGCTTCTGTCAGGTGAAGActgccctcctcctccccctccttcttctCAAACACTCCCAGCACAAGACCCTATACACGTAcgcgcgcacgcgcacacacacacagaaagagagcgagagtttattaatataacaaaacactCAGAGGGCTAAATAGCCACGCATGAACCAGCACAGCACCTGATCCTAAACACTGTCTGCAACATGAACGAATCCCGGGTGATGATGTAACTGTCAGTTAAACTCACTTTTCTGTGGCTCAGGTGAGTCTGCGAGGCAGAAAACGACCTGCAGGGGTTTGTCCGCACCGCGGTCCGCGCAGCCCTCCTCACGAGAAACATTGTCACCTGCTGCACGGGTagtgaaacaggaaataaaccaGACTGGGATTTTTAAAGGTTGCACGAGAACGTGCGAGAGGAAGCTAAACGAACTAACGGTCGCGTTTTTTATTGCGTCACCATCAAACGACAGAGAGAAGCCTTTGTCGCCATCTAGCGGCAGATGGATAGTAGTGTACACACCAGTGTTCCAGATACTGGGAACATTGGCATTTACACCGATCAAAGCAATTCTGGAAGACATAAAACAGCAAAAGTATGTGGCAAACTTTATACTATTTTAATAAACACCCATCATTTGTCTCCACAAGTTGcttatttttatgttaaaatgcctGTAATATATATTGATATGACTGCCTTTGGTTATAAAGTATATCTGATTGTTTGACGATCTTCAACATCAACATTGTGTAATAACTAGAGAATATCCAGATGATGGTGGGTTAAAAGGTGTAGTTGAGGATGGGGGGTCTGTAGCCCTTCTGTCTGGATGCTCCGTCTCCTGCGCACACTGACCAACCAAAGTGACGTAAATCTTCTGGTCATGTAGCTCAGCATGACTAAAGAAACAGCCTATGCTCCTGTGccaatgtgtgtgtctgaatggAATTCATGATGTACAAACATAATAACACACAATTTATCCTTCCCCTTACTGTATGATTtccactgatttaaaaaaaaccaacctaTTTCATGTCTGTTCATTCTGGATGGCAAAGCTCTTCTGTTGCTCTTTTTCAGACTTTTATCATTTTTCTAtagagttcttttttttccttatttttcctTCATCTGAATCAAATATCTAAGGATACTGAGCCAACATGACTTTAAAATTTGTGCTGCATACACCACTCTTCATTCAAAGTTTGAGATTCGGTCTGTTTAATTTTGagcttgaattaaaaaaaaaaattgctaataTTTCTATAATTCCGTATGCATCAAAGCCAAATTTATATTAACACATAATACACCATTTTGAATGGCTGCGTGATCACCAAGGTAAGGATGAATTTAACAGGGTCCTCAGAAGCCCCAAGCTTAgcatttgtcagataatttGTGCTTTCATTTCAAATCTTATTTGGAAAATTTGCAGCACTGAGTTTAGGCACCACTTTACTTCCAACATGTTGAGTTATGTAGTCATCAGTTTTAATTCTGGCTGTAACAAGCCTAAAAGTCACTTATAGCTACAAAGGAACAGGGCCCTGGCACTGTGCTGGTTTCACTGGTTTGCTCCTGTCTATCATCAGTGATAAAAATTCTAAAAACAATGCTCTTCAGTCAGTCCTTCAGTAGAGCAGGTCCAGAGCAGAAATAGTgggttcttcaggcttcttgacCTCCGGTTTGGGCAGCTTGATCCGACTCATCGCAACCAGTCCACAGACAGCAAAGTGAGTCGCAATGCTGGCTACACCAAGCCAGAAAGACCAGTCCAGACTGTCATCCAGGACAATGAGGATGAAGAGGTTCTCCCGAAAGTTTGCCACTCGCTCTGTCAGACGATGGTGTCTAACGGCTGCCAGGAAACACAGAACACCCAGGGCACCAAAAAAAGCtgcagacagaggaggagacaagTCAGGGAGGTATTAAAGGAAAGGACATGTAATAAAGTCATGCAACATCAGAGACTGACATCTTCACATACCGGCGATGATGTTCCACAGATAGAGTCCCTTGTGCCCTTTGATGCTCTGGTAGGGAACCTTGCGTGCATTGTAAATGCAGAAAGACAGACTAACCAGCGCAAAACCCACAGCCACCAGCAGGAAAAGAATCACCATCATGTGAAGGCCACCATTCAGTGTCCGCACAAGCTTTGGGAAAACTGGAGAGTCACACAGACAGAGCAGAAGAGACAtatactgatatatatatataagataagataagataagataagataagataagataaaactttaatgatcccacgacggggaaatttgtgcattacagcagctcaatacagagaaaaaatgaaaaggatgagtaagaacaaataactaaactaaaaactaaaactaaaattcaatagaataaaataaaatagcaaaaaaactatacacatatacataagcactatatacataaatatatatatcagtgtcaatacccacatttacatatacacacatatacacacacgtcaaacactatataaagatatcaaaatattatatacatttgtagccggtaaggtacacagcatacacggtatgcattatatgggtgagtgtaataaataaaatgtatctgactgtatggataaagtgatggcagtgtaggtaaagtgtccaagtgactcaagacattatgatgtgttatacagtctaactactgttgggatgaatgacctgcgaaagcgctccttcctgcagcgaggatgtttcagtctctgactgaaggagctgctcagttcacccacggtctcatgaagagggtgatgggggttgttcatgatggatgtcagctttgctaacatatatatatatatatatatatatatatatatatata containing:
- the clrn2 gene encoding clarin-2, which produces MPSLWKRITFSVASVLCIGSVVLLVVALSSERWVTGRILCKTGVEIVNASNPELDQFIGHIYYGLFQGGKNKRCGLGNRRSKIYIFPKLVRTLNGGLHMMVILFLLVAVGFALVSLSFCIYNARKVPYQSIKGHKGLYLWNIIAAFFGALGVLCFLAAVRHHRLTERVANFRENLFILIVLDDSLDWSFWLGVASIATHFAVCGLVAMSRIKLPKPEVKKPEEPTISALDLLY